The window GTCAGGGTGCCGCAGGCGTAGCCGACATGCCGGGTCGGCACATGCTCGGAAACGAACACCCAGGCGCCCGGCACCTCGCCGCCGATCGCCGCGCCCTGAATCACCCGCAGCGACAGCAGCATGATCGGCGCCCAGATGCCGATCTGCGCGTAGGTCGGCAGCAAGCCCATCAACAGGGTCGGCACCGCCATCAGGAAGATGCTCAGGGTGAACATGCGCTTGCGCCCGAGCAGGTCGCCGAAATGCGCCATGACGATGCCGCCCAGCGGCCGCGCCAGGTAGCCGGCGGCGAAGATGCCGAAGGTCTGCAGCTGGCGCAGCCATTCGGGCATGTCGGCGGGGAAGAACAGCTTGCCGACCACCGCGGCGAAGAACACGAAGATGATGAAGTCGTAGAACTCCAGCGCGCCGCCGAGGGCGGACAGCGACAGGGTCTTGTAGTCGTTACGGGTCAGTGGGCGCGCGCTGGGCACGGCGCTGAGAGACGCGGATGACATGGTGGCGGCTTTCTCATTATTTAAGGGGGCGCGGCAGGTGGCGCACGATAGCAAATTGCTCACGCCGACACAGCCTGCGCGCCCCGGCCGGTCGAATGTGGAACCGAACGGTCGTCGCCCGCCGCAAGCCCCGATATACTGCGCCCTGAACCTCGACAACCGCGGACCAGCTCCCAGTTAGAGCGGCCGGGGGTATGCAGTCCACATCACGGTGCGGGTCGCCGTCTTGCCCGTAGGCCGACCATCACGCCCAACCAGTAAGAGGCCCCTCGGCATGATCGAACACGAAGAAGAAGAAAACCTCACGCCACTGGGCGACCTCGCCTTGCAGATCACCGCCCTGCCGCGCGAAACCAACGGCTTCGGCGATATCTACGGCGGCTGGCTGGTGTCGCAGATGGACCTCGCCGGCACTGCCATGGCCAGCAAGGTCGCCGGCGGCCGGGTGTCCACCGTGGCCATCGACCGCATGGCCTTCCTGGTGCCGGTCGCGGTCGGCGCGCAACTGTCGTTCTACACCCAAACCCTGCAGGTCGGCCGCAGCTCGATCCAGATGCTGGTCGAAGTGTGGAGCGACGACCCGCTGTCCAGTG is drawn from Pseudomonas cavernae and contains these coding sequences:
- a CDS encoding acyl-CoA thioesterase, with protein sequence MIEHEEEENLTPLGDLALQITALPRETNGFGDIYGGWLVSQMDLAGTAMASKVAGGRVSTVAIDRMAFLVPVAVGAQLSFYTQTLQVGRSSIQMLVEVWSDDPLSSEQRKVTEAVFVFVAIDGSGRTRPVPPRRG